The following coding sequences are from one Nilaparvata lugens isolate BPH chromosome 6, ASM1435652v1, whole genome shotgun sequence window:
- the LOC111061256 gene encoding uncharacterized protein LOC111061256 isoform X2, whose translation MMTGDTRVNKHRTANDLLLELKRRTPLMQDKAVQSSYDNLTMDESSAAYDNHLSTSRDDMVTSRDDNVSSMTSRDDIVSSMTSRNDNMSSMTSRNDIMSSVPSVTVAEINSPTTDSNGPSSPIYSKPFQRGGTSLSEDSGLVDDGFGGTLDGVDSATLELRPKHFLGSSKKDADDEIKEQSPPSLISNNCLYKEQKLKEQFETKEDSNTNNCALECLAFTLECCQCVIL comes from the exons ATGATGACAGGAGACACCCGCGTTAACAAGCATCGCACGGCCAACGATCTTCTGCTGGAGTTGAAGAGACGAACCCCGTTGATGCAAGACAAAGCCGTTCAGTCCTCCTACGACAATCTCACCATGGACGAATCGTCAGCCGCCTACGACAATCATCTCTCCACGTCACGCGACGACATGGTCACGTCACGCGACGATAACGTGTCGTCTATGACGTCACGCGACGATATCGTGTCGTCTATGACGTCACGCAACGATAACATGTCGTCTATGACGTCACGCAACGATATCATGTCGTCCGTGCCGTCAGTGACCGTTGCCGAGATCAACAGTCCAACGACAGACAGCAACGGGCCGTCTAGTCCCATCTACTCGAAGCCTTTCCAGCGAGGTGGCACGAGTCTCAGCGAGGATAGTGGCCTCGTCGACGATGGGTTCGGAGGAACACTCGATGGAGTCGACTCGGCGACGCTCGAGTTGAGGCCTAAACATTTT CTGGGCTCATCGAAAAAGGACGCAGACGACGAGATCAAAGAGCAGTCGCCGCCCTCCCTGATCTCCAACAATTGTCTCTACAAAGAACAAAAACTCAAAGAACAATTCGAAACAAAAGAGGACTCCAACACCAACAACTGCGCTCTCGAATGCCTCGCCTTCACGCTAGAGTGTTGCCAGTGTGTCATTCTATGA
- the LOC111061256 gene encoding uncharacterized protein LOC111061256 isoform X1: MALQWTPLRLMMTGDTRVNKHRTANDLLLELKRRTPLMQDKAVQSSYDNLTMDESSAAYDNHLSTSRDDMVTSRDDNVSSMTSRDDIVSSMTSRNDNMSSMTSRNDIMSSVPSVTVAEINSPTTDSNGPSSPIYSKPFQRGGTSLSEDSGLVDDGFGGTLDGVDSATLELRPKHFLGSSKKDADDEIKEQSPPSLISNNCLYKEQKLKEQFETKEDSNTNNCALECLAFTLECCQCVIL; this comes from the exons ATGGCCCTGCAATGGACACCTTTACG GCTGATGATGACAGGAGACACCCGCGTTAACAAGCATCGCACGGCCAACGATCTTCTGCTGGAGTTGAAGAGACGAACCCCGTTGATGCAAGACAAAGCCGTTCAGTCCTCCTACGACAATCTCACCATGGACGAATCGTCAGCCGCCTACGACAATCATCTCTCCACGTCACGCGACGACATGGTCACGTCACGCGACGATAACGTGTCGTCTATGACGTCACGCGACGATATCGTGTCGTCTATGACGTCACGCAACGATAACATGTCGTCTATGACGTCACGCAACGATATCATGTCGTCCGTGCCGTCAGTGACCGTTGCCGAGATCAACAGTCCAACGACAGACAGCAACGGGCCGTCTAGTCCCATCTACTCGAAGCCTTTCCAGCGAGGTGGCACGAGTCTCAGCGAGGATAGTGGCCTCGTCGACGATGGGTTCGGAGGAACACTCGATGGAGTCGACTCGGCGACGCTCGAGTTGAGGCCTAAACATTTT CTGGGCTCATCGAAAAAGGACGCAGACGACGAGATCAAAGAGCAGTCGCCGCCCTCCCTGATCTCCAACAATTGTCTCTACAAAGAACAAAAACTCAAAGAACAATTCGAAACAAAAGAGGACTCCAACACCAACAACTGCGCTCTCGAATGCCTCGCCTTCACGCTAGAGTGTTGCCAGTGTGTCATTCTATGA